A genomic stretch from Hemitrygon akajei chromosome 10, sHemAka1.3, whole genome shotgun sequence includes:
- the rps16 gene encoding small ribosomal subunit protein uS9, whose protein sequence is MPAKGPLQSVQVFGRKKTATAVAHCKRGNGLIKVNGRPLEQIEPKTLQYKLLEPVLLLGKERFAGVDIRVRVKGGGHVAQIYAIRQSISKALVAYYQKYVDEASKKEIKDILIQYDRTLLVADPRRCEAKKFGGPGARARYQKSYR, encoded by the exons ATGCCTGCGAAAGGACCTTTGCAATCTGTTCAGGTTTTTGGGCGAAAG AAAACAGCGACTGCTGTTGCCCATTGCAAAAGGGGAAATGGCCTCATCAAAGTGAATGGCAGGCCTCTGGAACAGATTGAGCCAAAGACTTTACAGTACAAG CTGTTGGAGCCAGTTCTGCTGTTGGGCAAAGAAAGGTTTGCTGGTGTCGACATCAGAGTTCGTGTGAAGGGTGGTGGTCACGTAGCTCAAATCTATG CTATCCGTCAATCCATTTCCAAAGCATTGGTGGCTTACTACCAGAAAT ATGTAGATGAAGCATCCAAGAAGGAGatcaaggacatcctcatccaGTATGACAGGACTCTGCTGGTTGCTGATCCTCGTCGTTGTGAGGCCAAGAAATTCGGTGGACCTGGTGCCCGTGCACGTTACCAGAAATCTTACCgttaa